In a single window of the Bradyrhizobium erythrophlei genome:
- a CDS encoding ABC transporter ATP-binding protein/permease, protein MNNIRSTLAIVWRIAAPYFRSEDKLAGRVLLAAVIAIELSLVGINVLLNEWNNRFYNALQEKNWEVFVRQIGIFCILATFYIALSVYQLYLNQWLQIRWRQWMTRRYLGEWLHDANHYRMQLQGDAADNPDQRISDDVKLFVDQTLGLGVGLLSSVVTLASFVVILWGLSAESPLTISGHAFAIPGYLVWGALIYAVFGTALTQWIGSPLVNLSFEQQRFEADFRFNLVRVRENSEQVALLRGESAERQRLSERFGRVVENWYAIMSRTKRLTAFTSSYSQAAVIFPYILVAPAYFGNKIQLGGMMQTASAFSSVQQALSFFVSIYRSLAEWRAVVARLSGFEMSIASAMTQATQAPSIGVVSSAGSDKIDLNKLLVSLPHGTPLVSADGFSIRTNERTLVTGPSGAGKSTLFRAIAGIWPFGSGSIAIPARAKLMMLPQRPYFPLGSLKAAIVYPAEASAFSSDRVRDVLIAVGLPQLASRLEEDAHWNRMLSLGEQQRLGIARALLHAPQYLFLDEATASLDEASEAALYHLLREKLPATTVVSIGHRSTLAALHQRNVVLSRDGDRFALQNRREDVKQP, encoded by the coding sequence GTGAACAACATCCGCTCGACGCTCGCCATCGTATGGCGGATCGCCGCACCTTATTTCCGTTCCGAGGATAAACTGGCCGGCCGCGTGCTGCTCGCGGCGGTGATTGCGATCGAGCTTTCGCTGGTCGGCATCAACGTTCTGCTGAACGAGTGGAACAACCGCTTTTACAATGCGCTGCAGGAGAAGAACTGGGAAGTTTTCGTCAGGCAGATCGGCATCTTCTGTATTCTTGCCACCTTCTACATCGCGCTTTCGGTGTACCAGCTCTACCTCAACCAGTGGCTTCAGATCCGCTGGCGGCAATGGATGACGCGGCGCTATCTCGGCGAATGGCTTCACGACGCCAACCACTATCGCATGCAGCTGCAGGGCGACGCCGCCGACAATCCGGACCAGCGCATCTCCGATGACGTAAAACTGTTCGTCGATCAGACGCTGGGCCTTGGCGTGGGCCTGCTGAGTTCGGTGGTGACGCTGGCGTCTTTCGTCGTCATTCTCTGGGGTCTGTCGGCGGAGTCGCCGTTGACGATCTCCGGCCACGCGTTCGCGATTCCCGGTTATCTGGTTTGGGGCGCGCTGATCTATGCCGTTTTCGGCACCGCGCTGACGCAGTGGATCGGCTCGCCGCTGGTCAACCTCTCGTTTGAACAGCAGCGCTTCGAGGCCGATTTCCGCTTCAATCTCGTGCGGGTGCGCGAAAACTCCGAACAGGTTGCGCTGTTGAGGGGTGAGAGCGCCGAACGGCAGCGGCTTTCGGAGCGCTTCGGCCGCGTCGTCGAGAACTGGTACGCCATCATGAGCCGGACCAAGCGGCTGACGGCGTTTACCTCAAGCTACTCGCAAGCCGCGGTGATCTTCCCCTATATTCTGGTGGCGCCGGCCTATTTCGGAAACAAGATCCAGCTCGGCGGCATGATGCAGACCGCATCCGCTTTCTCCAGCGTGCAACAAGCCCTGTCATTCTTCGTTTCGATCTACCGGTCGTTGGCGGAATGGCGCGCCGTCGTCGCGCGTCTCAGCGGATTCGAGATGTCGATTGCCAGCGCGATGACGCAGGCGACCCAGGCCCCTTCGATCGGCGTCGTGTCGTCGGCCGGCAGCGATAAAATCGACCTCAACAAGCTTCTCGTCAGTCTGCCCCACGGAACCCCGCTGGTTTCGGCTGACGGCTTCAGCATTCGCACCAACGAGCGTACCCTGGTCACCGGTCCGTCCGGCGCCGGCAAGTCGACCTTGTTCCGCGCCATCGCCGGGATCTGGCCGTTCGGCAGCGGCTCGATTGCGATTCCGGCCAGGGCCAAGCTGATGATGCTGCCCCAGCGGCCGTATTTTCCGCTCGGTTCACTGAAGGCCGCGATCGTCTACCCCGCCGAAGCGAGCGCGTTCAGCTCAGACCGGGTGCGTGATGTTCTGATCGCAGTAGGCCTGCCCCAGCTCGCGTCAAGACTGGAAGAGGACGCACACTGGAATCGGATGCTCTCGCTGGGTGAGCAACAGCGCCTCGGGATCGCACGCGCGCTATTGCACGCGCCGCAATATTTGTTCCTGGACGAAGCGACCGCCTCGCTCGATGAAGCCTCGGAGGCGGCGCTTTACCACCTCCTCAGGGAGAAATTGCCGGCAACCACCGTCGTGTCGATCGGCCATCGCTCGACGCTGGCGGCGCTTCACCAGCGCAATGTGGTGCTGTCCCGCGACGGCGATCGATTTGCACTGCAGAACCGCCGCGAGGACGTCAAGCAGCCCTAG
- a CDS encoding co-chaperone GroES: MAKSKFRPLHDRVVVKRIDAEEKSKGGIIIPDSAKEKPSQGEITAVGPGGRDEAGKLIPIDLKVGDRVLFGKWSGTEVKLDGEELLIMKESDIMGVLA, from the coding sequence ATGGCTAAATCCAAATTTCGTCCGCTGCATGACCGTGTCGTGGTCAAACGTATCGATGCCGAAGAAAAGTCCAAGGGCGGCATCATTATTCCCGACAGCGCCAAGGAAAAGCCCTCGCAGGGCGAAATCACGGCGGTCGGCCCCGGCGGCCGGGACGAAGCCGGCAAGCTGATCCCGATCGACCTCAAGGTCGGCGACCGCGTGCTGTTCGGCAAGTGGTCCGGCACCGAGGTCAAGCTCGACGGCGAAGAGCTCCTGATCATGAAGGAGAGCGACATCATGGGCGTGCTCGCCTGA
- a CDS encoding phytoene desaturase family protein → MARYDVVVIGAGLGGLTAGAILARAGRKVLVIERSNSVGGAASSYKVGDLFVEGSLHETSDPHDPRDPKHGVLKRAGVIDAVKWIPAGAFYEARGGPLGEPFVMPDNFDAARRALTERFPEARTGIHQLLEEMERIAAAAGTLSQGREALKNPRQALGALLKLTPAIRDWRLSLSQKLDRTFGDNEAVKCALAANLSYYHDDPATLWWVFFAMAQGGYLQSGGRYVQGGSQRLSSALARAIRAAGGEVMVRRVVSRIAVGSQGGPSIVTHTARDGTDPGQVEGLRIVSNAAPSALAPLLPAAVAQKLTEDYAQRTSSISLFALTLGLSKPPREFGISAYSTQLLPRDMKRLSDYAQGAALMAGEPGERMPPMSVVDYAAIDSGVPAPPYVLSIIGPDLLSNWESSDMDAYREKRGRWQDAIVHYLSSFYPGLADGVVASSFNTALSVRQYLDAPGGAVYGFAPTPPRSLWRMPARSPRTAVPGLYLASAYAGFGGYTGVVQSAGECADMILREQ, encoded by the coding sequence ATGGCGCGCTATGACGTAGTGGTGATCGGCGCCGGCCTGGGAGGCTTGACCGCCGGCGCGATCCTGGCGCGCGCGGGGCGCAAGGTCCTGGTCATCGAGCGCAGCAACTCGGTGGGCGGCGCGGCATCGAGCTACAAGGTCGGCGATCTCTTCGTGGAAGGTTCGTTGCACGAGACCAGCGATCCGCACGATCCCCGCGATCCGAAACACGGCGTGTTGAAGCGCGCGGGCGTGATCGACGCCGTGAAATGGATTCCGGCCGGCGCATTTTACGAGGCACGCGGCGGTCCGCTCGGCGAGCCCTTTGTGATGCCGGACAATTTCGACGCGGCGCGGCGCGCCTTGACCGAACGCTTCCCGGAGGCCCGTACCGGGATCCATCAACTGCTCGAGGAAATGGAGCGCATCGCCGCCGCGGCCGGCACGCTTTCGCAAGGCCGGGAGGCGCTCAAGAATCCGCGGCAAGCTCTGGGCGCGCTGTTGAAGCTAACTCCCGCGATCCGCGACTGGCGGCTGTCGCTGTCGCAAAAGCTCGACCGGACGTTCGGCGACAACGAAGCCGTCAAATGCGCGCTTGCCGCCAATCTTTCGTATTATCACGACGACCCCGCGACGCTGTGGTGGGTTTTCTTTGCGATGGCGCAGGGAGGCTATCTGCAAAGCGGCGGCCGTTACGTGCAAGGCGGTTCACAGCGGCTCTCGAGCGCGCTCGCCCGCGCCATCAGGGCGGCCGGCGGAGAAGTGATGGTGCGTCGCGTCGTCAGCCGCATTGCCGTGGGCTCGCAAGGCGGGCCCAGCATCGTCACCCACACCGCCCGCGACGGCACCGATCCAGGACAGGTGGAAGGCTTGCGGATCGTCAGCAACGCCGCGCCATCGGCGCTGGCACCGTTGCTGCCCGCGGCGGTCGCGCAAAAATTGACGGAAGACTACGCACAGCGGACCTCGTCGATTTCGCTGTTCGCGCTGACGCTCGGCCTGTCGAAGCCGCCGCGAGAATTCGGCATATCGGCCTATTCCACGCAATTGCTGCCGCGCGATATGAAACGGCTGTCGGACTATGCGCAGGGCGCCGCGCTGATGGCGGGCGAGCCCGGCGAGCGGATGCCGCCGATGTCGGTGGTCGATTATGCCGCGATCGATTCGGGGGTACCCGCGCCGCCCTATGTGCTCTCGATCATTGGGCCCGACCTTCTGTCGAACTGGGAGAGTTCGGACATGGACGCCTATCGCGAGAAGCGCGGGCGATGGCAGGATGCGATCGTCCACTATCTCTCTTCATTTTATCCGGGCCTCGCGGACGGTGTGGTCGCGTCGTCGTTCAACACCGCGCTGTCGGTGCGTCAATATCTCGATGCCCCCGGCGGCGCGGTTTATGGGTTCGCCCCGACCCCGCCGCGCTCGCTCTGGCGCATGCCTGCCCGTTCGCCGCGCACGGCGGTGCCGGGCCTCTATCTGGCGTCGGCCTATGCGGGATTCGGCGGCTATACCGGCGTCGTGCAATCCGCCGGCGAGTGCGCCGACATGATTCTGCGCGAGCAATAA
- a CDS encoding protein phosphatase CheZ, whose amino-acid sequence MPVNRRRFRIEEALAGDMPASAAADDDVGPMHREIMSELRAIRAQMGAVRSGGGAATETIGETVSREVSEALALLDTYRAQIEQCEKLKVELDLIHDAITRTKREIAVLHSTSFNGEEMARVNGELGAVVGGTEQATQQILEAAEAIDNAATALSKVSSPDQQKLLSEEIQERVVSIFEACNFQDLTGQRINKVMTTMKFIENHITVMMDIWGGVDAIKAHAPAIVDTREGDDRLLNGPKLDGDDGHASQNDIDALFN is encoded by the coding sequence ATGCCGGTTAATCGCAGACGTTTTCGTATCGAAGAAGCATTGGCCGGCGACATGCCGGCGTCCGCAGCCGCCGACGACGACGTCGGTCCGATGCATCGCGAGATCATGAGTGAACTTCGCGCCATCCGTGCCCAGATGGGGGCGGTCCGGAGCGGCGGCGGCGCGGCAACGGAGACCATCGGCGAGACGGTTTCGCGCGAAGTCTCCGAAGCCCTTGCGTTGCTCGACACCTATCGCGCCCAGATCGAGCAATGCGAAAAGCTCAAGGTCGAACTCGACCTCATTCACGATGCCATCACCCGCACCAAGCGGGAAATCGCGGTGCTGCACAGCACGAGTTTCAACGGCGAGGAAATGGCCAGGGTCAACGGCGAGCTTGGCGCCGTGGTCGGCGGCACCGAGCAAGCCACCCAGCAGATCCTGGAAGCCGCGGAGGCGATCGATAATGCGGCGACCGCGCTATCCAAGGTGAGTTCGCCTGATCAGCAAAAGCTGCTCAGCGAGGAAATCCAGGAGCGTGTCGTTTCGATCTTCGAGGCCTGCAATTTCCAGGATCTGACCGGTCAGCGCATCAACAAGGTGATGACCACGATGAAATTCATCGAGAACCACATCACCGTCATGATGGACATCTGGGGCGGCGTCGATGCGATCAAGGCGCACGCGCCTGCGATCGTCGATACAAGGGAAGGCGACGACCGGCTGCTGAACGGTCCGAAGCTGGACGGCGACGACGGTCATGCGTCGCAGAACGACATCGACGCGCTGTTTAACTGA
- a CDS encoding L,D-transpeptidase produces the protein MFKKISLALLAGASSLGAGLHQAAANEAAPSAELTVIYADRFAPPPAPVRTAYAERSSMGGGFIEFLFGDGQNQGERYQQQPTYQQQPTYQQQLLPPQQEEASDPRQRPFDPKFEKQLVDYHGKESAGTIVVDTPNKFLFLVQGNGKALRYGIGVGKPGFMWSGVKQISAKKEWPDWTPPAEMLVRRPDLPRHMEGGPQNPLGARAMYLGSSLYRIHGSNEPWTIGTNVSSGCIRMRNEDVIDLYGRVSVGAKVVVI, from the coding sequence ATGTTCAAAAAAATCTCGCTTGCGCTCCTCGCCGGCGCATCTTCTCTCGGCGCCGGACTTCATCAGGCCGCCGCGAACGAGGCTGCTCCATCCGCCGAACTCACCGTGATCTACGCCGACCGGTTCGCGCCACCGCCCGCGCCGGTGCGCACGGCTTACGCCGAGCGCTCCAGCATGGGCGGCGGTTTCATCGAATTCCTGTTCGGCGACGGACAGAATCAAGGCGAGCGCTATCAGCAGCAGCCCACCTATCAGCAGCAGCCTACCTACCAGCAGCAGCTGTTGCCGCCGCAGCAGGAAGAGGCCAGCGATCCCAGGCAACGCCCCTTCGATCCGAAATTCGAGAAGCAGCTGGTCGACTATCACGGCAAGGAAAGCGCCGGCACGATTGTCGTCGATACGCCGAACAAGTTTCTGTTTCTGGTGCAGGGCAACGGCAAGGCGCTGCGCTACGGCATCGGCGTCGGCAAGCCCGGGTTCATGTGGTCGGGCGTCAAGCAGATTTCCGCGAAGAAGGAATGGCCGGACTGGACGCCGCCGGCGGAAATGCTGGTGCGGCGCCCCGATCTGCCGCGGCACATGGAGGGCGGCCCGCAAAATCCGCTCGGCGCCCGCGCGATGTATCTGGGATCGTCGCTCTATCGCATTCACGGCTCCAACGAGCCCTGGACGATCGGCACCAACGTATCGTCAGGCTGCATCCGGATGCGCAATGAGGATGTGATCGATCTGTACGGCCGCGTCAGTGTCGGGGCGAAGGTCGTCGTCATCTAA
- a CDS encoding L-lactate permease, with protein MWNQIYNPLGNAALSTVAAAIPVVTLLVLIASGKVKAHIAAIIAVILTNLIAIFVFTMPAGMSIRASVLGIVSGFFPIGWIVLNVIFLYRITVLTGKFELLKRAVGGVTEDRRLQLLLIAFSFGAFFEGASGFGTPVAITGSVLIGLGFSPLAASGLSLIANTAPVAFGALGTPIQGLASVTGLDPYILGAMVGRQLPIFSLLVPFWVVWAFAGWKGMKDIWPAILVTGLSFAIPQFVISNYINPWIVDIGASLISMGCLILFLKVWQPRQLWLSPALRGHDESASTMTAPKPMDKTPLTQAELWGALLPWIIVCVVMLIWGNQGFKDWANAHFAWNYGVPDLDKMINKVPPVAAKPTPEGAVFGFTYLSFTGTGMLIAAIISGFLVGLSPMKLISEYGRTIRVCAISLITISAMLAIGTLTRLSGVDATLGLAFAATGVLYPFFGTLLGWLGVALTGSDTASNVLFGNLQKITSEQLGLSSILMAAANSSGGVMGKMIDAQSIVVASTATNWYGHEGTILRFVFKHSIALACLVGLFVMLQAYVYPFTAMVLK; from the coding sequence ATGTGGAACCAAATCTATAATCCGCTTGGCAACGCGGCACTGTCGACGGTCGCCGCGGCCATTCCCGTGGTCACACTGTTAGTGTTGATCGCGAGCGGCAAGGTCAAGGCCCATATCGCAGCAATCATTGCCGTGATCCTGACCAACCTGATCGCGATCTTCGTCTTCACGATGCCGGCGGGGATGTCGATCCGGGCATCGGTGCTCGGGATCGTGTCCGGCTTCTTCCCGATCGGCTGGATCGTGCTGAACGTGATCTTCCTCTACCGAATTACGGTCCTCACCGGAAAATTCGAGCTGCTGAAACGTGCCGTCGGCGGCGTCACCGAGGACCGGCGCTTGCAGCTGTTGCTGATCGCGTTTTCTTTCGGCGCGTTCTTCGAGGGTGCTTCGGGATTTGGCACACCGGTCGCGATCACCGGCTCGGTTCTGATCGGGCTCGGCTTTTCGCCGCTCGCGGCTTCCGGTCTGTCGCTGATCGCCAATACCGCCCCAGTTGCCTTTGGCGCGCTGGGTACCCCGATCCAGGGGCTGGCCTCGGTGACCGGCCTCGACCCCTACATTCTGGGTGCGATGGTCGGACGGCAGTTGCCGATCTTCTCGCTGCTGGTGCCGTTCTGGGTGGTGTGGGCGTTCGCGGGCTGGAAAGGCATGAAGGACATCTGGCCCGCCATTCTCGTCACCGGTCTATCGTTTGCGATTCCACAATTTGTGATCTCGAACTACATCAATCCCTGGATCGTCGACATCGGCGCATCGCTGATCTCGATGGGCTGCCTGATCCTGTTCCTGAAAGTCTGGCAGCCGAGGCAGCTCTGGTTGTCGCCGGCGTTGCGCGGTCATGACGAATCGGCGTCGACGATGACGGCGCCGAAGCCGATGGACAAGACGCCGCTGACGCAGGCCGAGCTCTGGGGCGCACTGCTGCCATGGATCATCGTCTGCGTCGTAATGCTGATCTGGGGCAATCAGGGCTTCAAGGATTGGGCGAACGCACACTTTGCCTGGAATTACGGGGTCCCCGACCTCGACAAGATGATCAATAAGGTGCCGCCGGTGGCGGCAAAGCCGACGCCGGAAGGCGCGGTGTTCGGCTTCACCTATCTGTCGTTCACCGGCACGGGCATGCTGATCGCGGCGATCATTTCCGGCTTCCTGGTGGGCCTGTCGCCGATGAAGCTGATCTCGGAGTACGGCCGGACCATCAGGGTGTGCGCGATTTCGCTGATCACGATCTCGGCGATGCTGGCGATCGGTACGCTGACGCGGCTGTCCGGTGTCGATGCCACGCTCGGTCTCGCCTTTGCCGCGACCGGCGTGCTTTATCCCTTCTTCGGTACGCTGCTCGGCTGGCTGGGCGTCGCGCTGACGGGATCGGACACCGCCTCCAACGTGCTGTTCGGCAATCTGCAAAAGATCACTTCGGAGCAACTGGGTCTCTCCTCGATCCTGATGGCCGCCGCCAACTCCTCCGGCGGCGTGATGGGCAAGATGATCGACGCGCAGTCGATCGTCGTCGCTTCCACCGCGACCAACTGGTATGGCCACGAAGGCACGATTCTGCGCTTCGTGTTCAAGCATTCGATCGCGCTGGCGTGCCTCGTCGGTCTCTTTGTGATGCTGCAGGCCTATGTCTATCCGTTCACGGCCATGGTCTTGAAATAG
- the groL gene encoding chaperonin GroEL (60 kDa chaperone family; promotes refolding of misfolded polypeptides especially under stressful conditions; forms two stacked rings of heptamers to form a barrel-shaped 14mer; ends can be capped by GroES; misfolded proteins enter the barrel where they are refolded when GroES binds) has product MAAKDVKFSGDARDRMLRGVDILANAVKVTLGPKGRNVVIEKSFGAPRITKDGVTVAKEIELEDKFENMGAQMLREVASKTNDTAGDGTTTATVLAQAIVREGAKSVAAGMNPMDLKRGIEIAVTAVVKDLEKRAKPVASSAEIAQVGTISSNGDAAIGKMIAQAMQKVGNEGVITVEENKSLATEVDIVEGMKFDRGYLSPYFITNAEKMTAELEDAYVLLHEKKLSGLQAMLPVLEAVVQSGRPLLIVAEDVEGEALATLVVNRLRGGLKVAAVKAPGFGDRRKAMLEDIAILTGGQLISEELGMKLENVTVNMLGRARKVVIDKENTTIVNGAGKKKDIEARVGQIKAQIEETTSDYDREKLQERLAKLAGGVAIIRVGGATEVEVKEKKDRVEDALNATRAAVQEGIVPGGGVALLRAKRAVGRIHNDNSDVQAGINIVLKALEAPIRQIAENAGVEGSIVVGKILEEKSETFGFDAQTEEYVDMVAKGIIDPAKVVRTALQDASSVAALLVTTEAMVAELPREPAPPMPGGGGGMGGMGGMGF; this is encoded by the coding sequence ATGGCAGCCAAGGACGTAAAGTTTTCCGGAGACGCGCGCGATCGCATGTTGCGCGGCGTCGATATTCTCGCCAATGCGGTGAAGGTGACGCTCGGCCCCAAGGGCCGCAACGTCGTCATTGAAAAGAGCTTCGGCGCACCGCGCATCACCAAGGACGGCGTGACCGTCGCCAAGGAAATCGAACTCGAGGACAAGTTCGAGAACATGGGCGCACAGATGCTGCGCGAGGTCGCCTCCAAGACCAACGACACCGCCGGCGACGGCACCACCACTGCCACCGTGCTGGCGCAGGCGATCGTCCGGGAAGGCGCCAAATCGGTCGCCGCCGGCATGAACCCGATGGACCTGAAGCGCGGCATCGAGATCGCGGTGACGGCCGTGGTCAAGGACCTCGAGAAGCGCGCCAAGCCGGTCGCTTCATCAGCCGAAATCGCGCAGGTCGGCACCATCTCGTCCAACGGCGACGCCGCGATCGGCAAGATGATTGCCCAGGCGATGCAGAAGGTCGGCAATGAAGGCGTCATCACCGTCGAGGAGAACAAGTCGCTCGCAACCGAAGTCGACATCGTCGAGGGCATGAAATTCGACCGCGGTTACCTGTCGCCCTATTTCATCACCAATGCCGAGAAAATGACGGCCGAGCTCGAGGACGCCTACGTGCTGCTGCACGAGAAGAAGCTGTCCGGCCTGCAGGCGATGCTGCCGGTGCTGGAGGCCGTGGTGCAGTCCGGCCGGCCGCTGCTGATCGTCGCCGAAGACGTCGAAGGCGAGGCGCTGGCGACGCTGGTCGTGAACCGTCTCCGCGGTGGCCTGAAGGTCGCCGCCGTCAAGGCGCCCGGCTTCGGCGATCGCCGCAAGGCGATGCTGGAAGACATCGCGATCCTGACCGGCGGCCAGCTGATCTCGGAAGAACTCGGCATGAAGCTCGAAAACGTCACCGTCAACATGCTCGGCCGCGCCCGCAAAGTCGTGATCGACAAGGAAAACACCACGATCGTCAACGGCGCCGGCAAGAAGAAGGACATCGAAGCCCGCGTCGGCCAGATCAAGGCGCAGATCGAGGAGACCACCTCGGATTACGACCGCGAGAAGCTGCAGGAGCGCCTTGCCAAGCTCGCCGGCGGCGTCGCGATCATTCGCGTCGGCGGCGCGACCGAGGTCGAGGTGAAAGAGAAAAAGGATCGCGTCGAAGACGCCCTCAACGCGACCCGCGCGGCGGTGCAGGAAGGCATCGTACCGGGCGGCGGAGTCGCCCTGCTGCGCGCCAAGCGTGCCGTCGGTCGCATCCACAACGACAATTCCGACGTGCAGGCCGGCATCAATATCGTGCTGAAAGCACTGGAAGCGCCGATCCGCCAGATCGCCGAAAATGCCGGCGTCGAAGGCTCGATCGTGGTCGGCAAGATCCTCGAGGAAAAGTCCGAGACGTTCGGCTTCGACGCCCAGACCGAAGAGTATGTCGACATGGTCGCCAAGGGCATCATCGACCCGGCCAAGGTGGTGCGCACCGCGCTGCAGGACGCCTCGTCCGTGGCCGCCCTTCTGGTGACGACGGAAGCCATGGTCGCCGAACTGCCGAGGGAGCCGGCGCCGCCGATGCCCGGCGGTGGCGGCGGCATGGGTGGCATGGGCGGAATGGGTTTCTGA
- a CDS encoding META domain-containing protein, translating into MSLATGVFKLAAVTLLLAGGALNADAAYADDGFPFGFEMTLDAAPQPGSKRLPTLQIGDNGAATLELWCKGGRGQFSVAGNTVIFVAGPLENTTCPPARAQADDELLAALSEAATWKRQGDLVSFIGTRPLRFRINTD; encoded by the coding sequence ATGTCTTTAGCGACAGGGGTTTTCAAGCTGGCCGCAGTCACGCTGCTACTGGCCGGGGGCGCCCTCAATGCCGATGCGGCTTATGCCGATGACGGATTTCCATTCGGGTTCGAGATGACACTGGATGCGGCGCCGCAGCCCGGGTCGAAGCGGCTGCCGACGCTGCAGATCGGCGACAATGGCGCGGCGACGCTGGAATTGTGGTGCAAGGGCGGCAGGGGCCAGTTTTCGGTGGCGGGCAACACGGTGATCTTTGTCGCCGGTCCGTTGGAGAATACCACCTGCCCACCGGCGCGGGCGCAAGCCGACGATGAACTGCTCGCGGCGCTGAGCGAGGCCGCCACCTGGAAGCGGCAGGGCGATCTGGTTTCGTTCATCGGAACCAGGCCGCTGCGGTTCCGTATCAACACCGATTGA
- a CDS encoding TorF family putative porin, whose amino-acid sequence MKKMVLAAAVLAMTAGSAFSADLYTKAVKAPPPAAFDPWDIAFGSAIMNDYIFRGITQSNHNPSVAAYFEPRYNVTKDLQLYIGTSGESISFANRAAAEIDVYGGIRPTFGAFAFDFGVWGYLYPGGTCFFGAPTDPAGKPLSPECAANILPDGNVMKKDVSFFEVYGKVNYTINDNWQFGLNEYYSPNFLNSGAWGDYASVTGKYTAPATVFGTSGVGMYVSGEFGRQFLGTTDSFYGTTFTNPGFAGPFPNGIKYADYNTWNIGIGFTYKVFTLDLRYSDTDLSKGNCNAFTSAFNSAGTSNITSINPTGAGSNWCGAAGIAKLSADLTAMTNLK is encoded by the coding sequence ATGAAGAAAATGGTTTTGGCTGCGGCGGTGCTTGCAATGACCGCAGGCTCGGCTTTCTCGGCCGATTTGTACACGAAGGCCGTCAAAGCGCCGCCTCCGGCAGCGTTCGATCCTTGGGATATCGCCTTCGGCAGCGCAATCATGAATGATTACATCTTCCGCGGTATCACCCAGTCCAATCACAACCCGTCGGTGGCTGCCTATTTCGAGCCGCGCTACAACGTCACCAAAGACTTGCAGCTGTACATCGGCACCTCCGGCGAGAGCATCTCCTTCGCGAACCGCGCCGCGGCCGAAATCGACGTCTACGGCGGTATTCGTCCGACCTTCGGCGCGTTCGCGTTCGACTTCGGTGTCTGGGGCTACCTGTATCCGGGAGGAACCTGCTTCTTCGGTGCTCCGACCGATCCGGCCGGCAAGCCGCTTAGCCCGGAATGCGCGGCCAATATCCTGCCAGACGGCAACGTCATGAAGAAGGACGTCAGCTTTTTCGAAGTCTACGGAAAAGTTAACTACACCATCAACGACAACTGGCAGTTCGGCTTGAACGAGTACTATTCGCCGAACTTCCTGAACTCCGGCGCCTGGGGCGACTACGCTTCGGTCACCGGCAAGTACACCGCGCCAGCCACGGTATTCGGTACCAGCGGCGTCGGCATGTATGTCTCCGGCGAGTTCGGACGGCAGTTTCTTGGAACAACCGACTCCTTCTACGGAACCACGTTCACCAATCCTGGTTTCGCCGGGCCGTTCCCGAACGGCATCAAATACGCCGACTACAATACCTGGAACATCGGCATCGGCTTCACCTACAAGGTGTTCACACTCGATCTGCGCTACTCCGACACCGACCTGTCGAAGGGTAACTGCAACGCCTTCACCAGCGCCTTCAACTCCGCCGGAACGAGCAACATCACCTCGATCAATCCGACTGGCGCAGGCTCCAACTGGTGCGGCGCGGCCGGCATCGCCAAGCTTTCGGCTGACCTGACCGCGATGACCAACCTGAAGTAA